The genomic window GCCACGTCCACGATCTCCAGCGTCCGCAGCAGCGAGTGCAGCCGCTCTGCACAGAACCTGGGGGGGACATtacccggggcggggggactCACGTCATCTTGGGGGGGACACGTCACCCTGGGCCGGGGAGACGTGTCATCCCAGGGATGTCATGCCACCCTGAGGAGGGGAAATGCCACCTCTGGGGGGACACGGTCATCCCAGGGAGGGGAGACACCACGCTGGGGGGGTCACAGACCACCCTGGAGGTGGAACAGGACCCGGGGAGGGGACACGACACCCTGGGGGGGGGAGCAACCCCTTGGGGGGGTCGCAGGCCATGCTGCAGCGGACACAGCACCCTGGGAGGGTCACAGGCCACCCTGGTGGGGAGACACAGgaccctggggaggggacatcGGACCCTGGAGAGGGGACGCAGCATCCTTGGAGGGGGAAAGCAACCTCCTGGGGGGGGTCACAGGCCCTACCCCCTGTGACCTTGCAGGCAGGTCCCTTTGTGGGGGGGAcgacccccccgccccgactCACCGCAGGGGCTTGCGCTCGATGCAGACCTTCTCGTAGAGGTCCTTGAGGAAGGCGGGGGGGCTCTCCTGCACCACCCGCGGCCCCCGCACCCGCGCCCGCAAGTAGGCGACGAACCGCTTCAGGAACCCCACGAAATGCTCGGCCGTCCGGATGCTGCCGGGAACCGCCTCtgcgggggggacacacaccgGGGGGCTCAgatggggaccccccagcactCCCCCCCCCTTCAAGGAGGGGCTCGGGGACCCCCAGGGTGCCTGCGCTCGGCTGGAGGGGAGGTTGGGGGGTACCAGAGGCTGGTGTagggctgggggcaccccaaaGGGATCccaagggctgggggggggtccccacagcCAGGAGGGTTTCGGGGACCCCCATGCTCGGCTGGAGCAGAGATCAGAGAGCACCGGAGGCTGGTGTGGGTCTGGGGGCACCCCAAAGGGCTCGGGATGGTCCCCACCCCAAAAGGGGGCTCAGAAACCCCTGTGCTCATCCAGCATGGAAAtgagggggggctggggggcaccccaaaagaGAGGCCGCCCCCCCACCACACCCTGCAGGATCTCGTCCGGCAGCACGGGGTTGGCAAGGTAGAGGTCGGTCTCCCGCGCCATGCTGgcctcccgcagcccctccACCAGGCGCCGGTACTCGTCTGCCAGCCGCCGCGCGTCCGTCTCCTTGATCCTGCGGCagagggggacgggggggacgtGGTGATGGGGAGGGGACAACAACGCGGACAATGAGGGGGAGGTGAGGGGGGAACAATGGgggggaggtgagggggggACACGCGCTCACTTTTGGATGGTGGCCTGAAGCGTGGCCACGTTGGCCTGGCAGCGGTCCAGCGTCCGGCGCGTGATGTTCACCCCCATGGAGTCGATGCAAACGTTGTCTGCAGGGACGGGGGACAGTGTCACCCCACCCCGGGTGACCCAGGGGACAGCGGGTGACACCCCAAAAATGGGTTCAGGGGGATGCTGACCAATGTTGTGGGCCTCATCGAAGACCACGACTGACTTCCTGGCCAGCTCCTTGGAGACCAGGTCGGCGATTTTGGGGTCCAGCAGGTAGTGGTAGCTGTAGACAACGATGTTGGCGTGGAGGATCTGCcgggggggacacatggggacattgAGAACCCTTTAGGGACAGATGAGCCACCCTAGAGCCCATCCCGGCCCCCAGACTCCCCCATACCGAGTAGCGGGCGAGGAAATAAGGGCACCAGCCCTTCTGGCGGCCGTGGGCCTTCAGGTCGTCCAGGTTGTAGATGCCGTAGGGGATGGGCACCTCGCGCCCATGGGTGTCGAAATCCTGGGGGGAGACCCCCGGGGGGGAGGCTGGAGGTCCCCGGGGAGAccccgggggggtggggggagctgggggcagggggaggcacCCTGAGGTGGGGGGTGCCGTGGTGGGGGCAGAGGATTGGGGAAGGGGGATATGGGTGCAGGGCAGAGGTAGGCTGTGGCTGGGGGGCACGCtagggaggtgggggggtggaTGGGGAATgagggggaccccagggtgctggggagctggggcaccCAATGGTGCTCGGGAGCTGGATAGGGAGTAGAGGggccccagggtgctggggacccagCTAGGGGATGGGGGGCACCCAATGGTGCTGGGGAGCCGGACAGGGAGtgggggcaccccagggtgccgGGAGCTGTTGGGGGCACCACAAGGCACCCAGGAGGTGGCAGGAGACTGGGGGGCACacccgggggtccccaggtgCCATTGGGGCCCCCTGGGCGGGGGAAGGCAGGACACCCTTGGGTGCCCGtcaggggcagggggaccccTGGCTGCCCGTCAGGGGATCGGGGGGATCCCTCACCTCGAAGAAGCGGCAGGCGGGCAGGGATCCGTCACGCTGGTGCTGCGCCCGCACGTAGGAGGCCGTCAGGCTCAGGCACCGGCTGTCCACCTCCTTCCCGAAGCGCAGCGAGGACACCTGCACCCCCGCGGTCACCCCGCTGTCACTGTGTCCCCCCAGGATcgcccctccgctgcccccaGTGGATCCCACCCGGTCCCCTGCCCACCTCGGGGTGGATGCAGAGGTTCTTCCTGGAGCTCAGCGCCAGCCCCAGGAACGGCaccttctcccccagctccttCTCGTAGAAATCCATCAGCTTCCGCAGCTCCTCGATCACCTGCGGCGGCAAGGCTCAGACGGATCCCTCGGGATCCCTTCCGGGATCTgctccccccacctctcccccagctcctcaTCCCACCTTCTCAATCTCCGGCACCGTGCGGGAGCAGTAGATGAGTTTGGTGACGTCCAGCGGCCGGGCCTGGGGACAGAGGTGATGCTAGGATCTGCGGGGCTGGGACCGGCCAGGATCCGCCGGGATCGGGCACCGGCACTCACCCGCTGATAGGCGACGATGAGCGACAGCAACGACACCGTCTTCCCGGTCCCCGAGGGCATCTCCAGCACACCGTGGCCCTGCGAGAGCAGCGGCGTCACCCCGGCGGGGATGTCCCCGGGGTGGGTGGATCCCAGCCCGCCGGGGATCGCCAGATCCCGCTGTACCTTGGCGTCCAAGGTCCTCTTGAGCTCCAGCATGTAGGAGAACTGCTCGGGGTAGATGTAGTCATAGGGGAAGTAGACCAGGAGGCCGTCGATGTTGAGCCTGCGGAGAGGCCAGGGCAAGGAGGGTTCCCACAAGGGATCCCGCCAGATCCCACCCCAGCGGGGCGGACCCTGCCAGACCCCGCTGTGCCCTGGGACCGGCGTGCCCCGGCCCAGCCGTGCCGTCCCCCCCTCGGCAGGCCGGTGACGGCGGCCGGGATCTGGTGGGCGGCGGGGTCCGGCGGGGGGGCCACGGTCCtggggcggccccggggagccACTGCCGGTCTCAGctctccaccactgccctggcaGGGATCCGCTCCGCGGCCGAGACTGCCAGGGATCACCGGGGATCCCGGTCCTCCCGTgggcccggcaccccccggGATACGTCGGGGACCCGGCCCtcccgcggccgccccccccgccgcgaTCCCGGCCCCCGGGATCCCCCC from Ciconia boyciana chromosome 33, ASM3463844v1, whole genome shotgun sequence includes these protein-coding regions:
- the ERCC2 gene encoding general transcription and DNA repair factor IIH helicase subunit XPD, translated to MKLNIDGLLVYFPYDYIYPEQFSYMLELKRTLDAKGHGVLEMPSGTGKTVSLLSLIVAYQRARPLDVTKLIYCSRTVPEIEKVIEELRKLMDFYEKELGEKVPFLGLALSSRKNLCIHPEVSSLRFGKEVDSRCLSLTASYVRAQHQRDGSLPACRFFEDFDTHGREVPIPYGIYNLDDLKAHGRQKGWCPYFLARYSILHANIVVYSYHYLLDPKIADLVSKELARKSVVVFDEAHNIDNVCIDSMGVNITRRTLDRCQANVATLQATIQKIKETDARRLADEYRRLVEGLREASMARETDLYLANPVLPDEILQEAVPGSIRTAEHFVGFLKRFVAYLRARVRGPRVVQESPPAFLKDLYEKVCIERKPLRFCAERLHSLLRTLEIVDVADFSAITLVANFATLVSTYAKGFTIIIEPFDDRTPTIANPILHFSCMDASIAIKPVFERFQSVIITSGTLSPLDIYPKILDFRPVTMATFTMTLARTCLCPMIVGRGNDQVAISSKFETREDIAVIRNYGNLLLELSAVVPDGIVAFFTSYQYMENIVASWYEQGILENIQRNKLIFIETQDGAETSMALEKYQEACENGRGAILLSVARGKVSEGIDFVHHYGRAVIMFGVPYVYTQSRILKARLEYLRDQFQIRENDFLTFDAMRHAAQCVGRALRGKTDYGLMVFADKRFARADKRGKLPRWIQEHITDANLNLTVDEAVQVAKFFLRQMAQPFHQEDQLGLSLLTLEQLQSEEVLQRIEQIAQQV